The following coding sequences are from one Paenibacillus stellifer window:
- a CDS encoding MotE family protein, which produces MAQNDMELENEGAAGKFERFLFLMIPILFTLVLIGVLLALFNMDYRNDMLKLANKIPIVEKWIPDPETTEADSADTKDKQTESSSSTIKKLKSQLAEQEAKVKELTKQKTAQDQQVKSLQDQIKSLQTAQDASAPTPSPTEDPHAKAVADMTKLYAGMKPANAANIMKNMTTDEVVQLLSGMNNESKLAILEKMDPKTAADVSVKLKESTDSSDMAIAALQSRLNQQSSASTGSTSSGNLDKATLTQTFTSMPATEAAKLLSSMYSVSPDKVVTILSSVSDSVRSSILAEMTKNDTNGETAKIVNRLMGGK; this is translated from the coding sequence TTGGCACAGAACGATATGGAGCTGGAGAACGAAGGGGCGGCAGGCAAATTTGAACGGTTTCTTTTTCTGATGATTCCAATTCTATTTACGCTCGTGCTGATCGGCGTTCTGCTGGCGCTCTTTAATATGGATTATCGAAATGACATGCTTAAGCTGGCCAATAAAATCCCGATTGTGGAGAAATGGATTCCCGATCCTGAGACGACAGAGGCGGACAGCGCGGATACGAAGGACAAGCAGACTGAAAGCTCATCTTCCACGATCAAGAAGCTGAAGAGTCAGCTTGCGGAACAAGAGGCTAAAGTTAAAGAGCTGACGAAGCAGAAGACGGCGCAGGATCAGCAGGTCAAGAGCCTGCAGGATCAAATCAAGTCGCTTCAGACCGCTCAAGATGCAAGCGCGCCTACTCCTTCGCCTACGGAGGATCCTCACGCGAAAGCTGTTGCAGATATGACCAAGCTGTATGCGGGAATGAAGCCGGCAAACGCTGCTAATATCATGAAGAATATGACTACGGATGAGGTTGTACAACTGCTTAGCGGTATGAACAATGAGAGCAAATTGGCGATTCTCGAAAAAATGGATCCCAAAACGGCGGCGGATGTTTCAGTAAAGCTAAAAGAATCGACCGATTCTTCCGATATGGCTATTGCAGCCCTTCAATCGAGACTCAATCAGCAATCGTCCGCATCGACAGGATCAACCAGCAGCGGAAATCTCGACAAGGCGACGCTAACACAGACATTCACTTCAATGCCTGCAACCGAGGCAGCCAAGCTGCTGTCTTCCATGTACAGCGTCAGCCCGGATAAGGTAGTCACGATTCTCAGCTCGGTAAGTGACAGCGTGAGATCTTCGATTCTTGCCGAGATGACCAAGAACGACACCAACGGTGAAACGGCCAAGATTGTGAACAGGCTGATGGGCGGCAAATAA
- the fliJ gene encoding flagellar export protein FliJ yields the protein MKFNYNFQKVVDLKGNERTQAEWMLSSALGELEAQEKSLAELMEQRNEMLFQLQAAAEQCSSMNKIRELQDYVDFLENRIVHKHQQINAAHQKVVRKQDELNEKALDEKVWLKAREKALSLFQHNMNLREQNDLDEMATVRFAMKSL from the coding sequence ATGAAATTTAATTATAATTTCCAGAAGGTCGTTGATTTGAAGGGCAATGAACGCACGCAAGCCGAGTGGATGCTGTCCAGTGCGTTAGGCGAGCTTGAAGCACAAGAGAAGAGCTTGGCGGAACTAATGGAACAGCGGAACGAAATGCTGTTTCAACTTCAGGCGGCGGCAGAGCAGTGCTCATCCATGAATAAGATCAGGGAATTACAGGACTACGTCGACTTTTTGGAAAACCGTATCGTCCATAAGCATCAGCAAATCAACGCTGCGCATCAAAAGGTCGTGCGTAAGCAGGACGAACTCAACGAGAAGGCTCTGGACGAAAAGGTGTGGCTCAAAGCCAGAGAAAAGGCGCTTTCCCTTTTCCAGCACAATATGAACTTGCGGGAACAGAATGATTTGGACGAGATGGCTACGGTCCGCTTCGCGATGAAGTCCCTGTAA
- the fliI gene encoding flagellar protein export ATPase FliI, whose amino-acid sequence MLDTRKYKEQLRGFDPVRINGKVTQVIGLMVESEGPDASIGDVCYIYPAKGSKPLKAEVVGFRDNKVLLMPLGELQAIGPGCDVVGTGKPLNVQVGSELLGKVLDGLGQPLDGSLIPARMPYSSTFNAPSNPLNRPRVQEPISIGVRAIDGLLTIGKGQRVGIFAGSGVGKSTLMGMIARNTSADVNVIALIGERGREVLDFIERDLGPEGLQRSVVIVATSDQPALIRIKGALIATTIAEYFRDRGLNVMLMMDSVTRYAMAQREVGLAVGEPPAMRGYTPSVFASLPKLLERAGTGPTGSITAFYTVLVDGDDMNEPIADAVRGILDGHIVLNRGIANRGHFPAIDVLSSISRVMKDIAPRDQIAAAENVKRLMAVYKESEDLINIGAYQRGSNAQIDESIFYIDRIWEFTRQKVDEKTTLSEVQQDLISQFSRS is encoded by the coding sequence ATGCTTGATACCCGCAAATACAAAGAGCAGCTGAGGGGCTTTGATCCCGTTCGTATTAACGGAAAAGTTACTCAGGTTATCGGACTGATGGTGGAGTCGGAAGGGCCGGATGCCAGCATAGGCGATGTCTGTTACATCTATCCGGCAAAAGGAAGCAAACCGCTTAAGGCAGAGGTAGTCGGATTTCGCGACAATAAGGTGCTTCTGATGCCGTTGGGTGAGCTTCAAGCAATTGGACCTGGCTGTGATGTCGTCGGGACAGGCAAGCCTTTGAATGTTCAGGTTGGCTCCGAACTCCTAGGCAAAGTGCTTGACGGACTTGGACAACCTTTGGACGGTTCGCTTATCCCGGCACGAATGCCTTATAGTTCCACCTTTAACGCGCCATCCAATCCGCTTAATCGCCCGAGAGTGCAGGAGCCGATCAGCATCGGCGTCCGGGCTATTGATGGACTGCTAACGATTGGCAAAGGTCAGCGTGTCGGTATTTTTGCAGGATCAGGCGTTGGCAAGAGTACGTTAATGGGGATGATCGCCAGAAATACTTCTGCTGATGTCAATGTGATCGCGTTGATCGGCGAACGGGGAAGAGAAGTGCTGGATTTCATAGAACGGGATTTGGGGCCAGAAGGCTTGCAGCGTTCGGTTGTCATTGTTGCAACTTCTGACCAGCCCGCACTAATCCGCATCAAGGGAGCCCTTATCGCAACGACAATCGCCGAGTATTTTCGAGATCGCGGGTTGAACGTCATGCTCATGATGGACTCGGTCACCCGTTATGCAATGGCTCAACGCGAAGTGGGCTTGGCGGTCGGCGAGCCTCCGGCTATGAGAGGTTACACACCGTCGGTGTTTGCAAGCCTTCCGAAGCTGCTTGAACGTGCGGGTACCGGTCCAACCGGATCGATAACGGCTTTTTACACCGTTCTTGTTGACGGGGACGACATGAATGAACCAATTGCCGATGCGGTGCGCGGTATTCTGGACGGGCATATTGTTCTGAACCGCGGTATTGCGAACCGGGGACATTTTCCGGCGATTGATGTGCTGTCAAGCATCAGCCGGGTTATGAAAGACATCGCTCCTAGGGATCAGATCGCAGCGGCTGAGAATGTGAAGCGGTTGATGGCTGTCTATAAGGAGTCGGAAGATTTAATTAATATTGGAGCCTACCAAAGAGGATCGAACGCTCAAATCGACGAGTCAATCTTTTATATAGACCGGATTTGGGAGTTCACCAGACAAAAAGTTGACGAGAAGACGACCCTTTCCGAAGTCCAGCAGGATTTAATCTCCCAGTTCTCAAGGAGTTGA
- a CDS encoding FliH/SctL family protein, which produces MSKLIKHSQYVPVDVLKRLEIARQHAGIQEEENLQSENHASAAFVDPAYEATEQSRRQILHDAKEFAEGQVRDASMEAERIIEAARAEAEEWWQSRRDQDENLVEAVKAEAFSKGYEEGLLEAEKEMREKLAIVMEEAQAVLTEAYKARDLIIQEAEPFLVELSCDIAEKIVEKQLTIEPAFTVELIKRNLARKREQGIISLCVAPSQFAFVNAAREELTLAIDSQAELQILPDSTVKDHGCVIRSSFGSVDARIDTQLQEIKKELIRVALDNEDHRNGEEHA; this is translated from the coding sequence TTGTCTAAACTGATCAAACACTCCCAATACGTTCCTGTTGATGTGCTGAAAAGGCTGGAAATAGCCAGGCAGCATGCCGGCATTCAGGAAGAAGAGAACCTTCAGTCCGAAAATCATGCTTCTGCAGCTTTTGTAGATCCCGCTTACGAAGCGACAGAGCAATCCCGGAGACAAATCTTGCATGATGCCAAGGAATTTGCGGAGGGCCAAGTGCGGGATGCCTCAATGGAAGCGGAGCGGATAATCGAAGCCGCCCGCGCCGAAGCGGAGGAGTGGTGGCAGAGCCGGAGAGATCAGGATGAGAACCTGGTCGAAGCGGTTAAGGCCGAAGCCTTTAGCAAGGGCTATGAGGAAGGGCTGTTGGAAGCCGAGAAAGAAATGCGCGAGAAACTTGCTATTGTAATGGAAGAAGCGCAGGCGGTTCTGACTGAGGCGTATAAGGCAAGAGATTTGATCATTCAGGAAGCGGAGCCTTTTTTGGTGGAGCTGAGCTGCGATATCGCCGAGAAAATAGTCGAGAAGCAGCTGACGATCGAGCCCGCATTTACCGTCGAACTGATAAAAAGAAACCTCGCCCGCAAACGGGAGCAAGGAATTATCTCCTTGTGCGTCGCGCCAAGCCAGTTCGCTTTTGTTAACGCGGCTCGCGAGGAACTTACACTGGCCATCGATTCCCAGGCAGAGCTTCAAATTCTTCCTGACTCGACGGTCAAGGATCACGGCTGTGTGATCCGGTCTTCTTTTGGAAGCGTGGACGCTCGAATTGACACCCAGCTGCAGGAAATCAAGAAAGAATTGATCAGAGTGGCGCTTGACAATGAGGATCACAGAAATGGTGAAGAGCATGCTTGA
- the fliG gene encoding flagellar motor switch protein FliG: MAKAAQQGLSGRQKAAILLITLGPEVSAQIFKHLRDEEIEQLTLEIANVRKVDSGEKEMIMSEFHQICLAQEYISQGGINYAKEILEKALGQQKALEVINRLTATLQVRPFDFARKADPNQILNFIQNENVQTIALVLSYLQFDQAASILSSLPQEKQAEVARRIAVMDSTSPEVISQVERVLEQKLSATVTQDYTNAGGIESIVQILNGVDRGTERTILDSLEIQDPELAEEIKKRMFVFEDIVNVDNRSIQRIIRDIENSDLQLALKVASEEVRDVIFRNMSKRMAETFREEMEYMGPVRLRDVEEAQTRIVGTIRRLEESGEIIIARGGGDDIIV; the protein is encoded by the coding sequence ATGGCAAAGGCTGCACAGCAGGGTCTTAGCGGCCGACAAAAAGCAGCGATACTGCTTATTACTTTGGGGCCTGAAGTATCGGCCCAAATCTTCAAACATTTAAGAGACGAGGAAATCGAACAGCTCACGCTTGAGATCGCCAATGTTCGCAAGGTGGACAGCGGCGAGAAGGAAATGATCATGTCGGAGTTTCATCAGATTTGCCTCGCTCAAGAGTATATTTCTCAGGGCGGGATCAATTACGCCAAGGAAATTCTGGAGAAGGCGCTTGGTCAGCAAAAGGCTCTGGAAGTTATCAACAGGCTTACTGCTACACTACAGGTTAGACCATTCGACTTCGCTCGAAAAGCGGATCCGAATCAGATTCTGAACTTTATTCAGAATGAGAATGTTCAGACTATTGCTCTCGTTTTGTCCTATCTGCAGTTCGATCAGGCTGCATCCATCCTGTCGTCGCTTCCCCAAGAGAAGCAAGCGGAGGTGGCAAGAAGAATTGCAGTCATGGACAGCACTTCGCCGGAAGTTATATCCCAGGTCGAGAGAGTACTGGAACAGAAGCTGTCCGCTACCGTAACCCAGGATTATACAAATGCCGGCGGCATCGAATCGATTGTTCAAATTTTGAACGGCGTCGACCGCGGGACAGAGCGTACAATTCTGGATTCACTGGAAATTCAGGACCCGGAACTTGCCGAAGAAATCAAGAAGCGGATGTTCGTATTCGAAGATATCGTCAATGTGGATAACCGGTCCATCCAGCGGATTATCCGGGATATCGAGAATTCCGATCTGCAGCTTGCGCTCAAGGTTGCGAGCGAAGAAGTCCGGGATGTCATCTTCCGGAATATGTCCAAACGGATGGCGGAGACGTTCCGCGAAGAGATGGAATACATGGGGCCGGTTCGGCTGCGTGATGTTGAAGAGGCACAGACCCGCATCGTAGGCACGATTCGAAGACTGGAAGAATCGGGTGAAATTATAATTGCCCGCGGCGGAGGAGATGACATTATTGTCTAA
- the fliF gene encoding flagellar basal-body MS-ring/collar protein FliF: MNERFAQYRDRISQYWNKFSVKQKVLFFSTLLIMIIIIIAVTMRLTRTEYEVAFQDLDSTDAAGVINYLDTSGISYKLSADGHSISVPSTDAARVKVDVGSQGIVQDGSIGFKVFDESSSMIGTTDSEFNVKYNNALNGEVQQLLQKMQGVKDAKVLVNLPKETVFATQDDQEKASASVVLSFKPGFRPSQDNIDGYFNLVKTAIPNLPIDNITITNDETELMPSAKGGQNGVSNQVEENFALQKKFEDEVKKNVKAFLANLTGPDKVDVLVFSKLNFDKESRKEDLVTPVDNENMKGIEISSQIISNTYTGTGNTDGGVAGTGSGDVSGYPTSSNTGNSTSEESSETRNYEVNRITKDIIATPYTVKDLTINVAVEPPDGQTSLDTATNDAIRTILVNIVRASLADSGVTYTDADLTKKVSVSVQPVGVNTSAQNAGGMAKWMIWAIAGAALLLGAGGGYFFLRRRRSDAEEETEDEPLQMPTEFPSINLESVTNESQVRKQLEGLAKKKPEEFVNLLRTWLADEQR; the protein is encoded by the coding sequence GTGAATGAAAGATTCGCCCAATACAGGGACAGGATATCCCAGTATTGGAACAAATTCAGCGTTAAACAGAAGGTTCTGTTCTTTTCGACGCTGTTGATCATGATTATTATCATTATCGCTGTTACGATGCGACTCACCCGAACCGAATATGAAGTCGCCTTTCAGGACTTGGACAGCACCGATGCGGCGGGGGTTATCAATTACCTGGATACCTCCGGAATCAGCTACAAGCTGAGCGCGGACGGACACAGCATTTCCGTTCCGAGCACCGACGCCGCTCGGGTGAAAGTGGATGTCGGCTCACAAGGTATCGTTCAGGATGGATCGATCGGTTTCAAGGTTTTTGACGAGAGTTCATCCATGATCGGCACGACTGACAGCGAGTTTAATGTGAAGTATAACAACGCGCTTAACGGCGAGGTCCAACAGCTGCTTCAGAAGATGCAGGGAGTCAAGGACGCCAAGGTGCTCGTCAATTTGCCGAAAGAAACTGTGTTTGCCACCCAGGATGACCAGGAGAAAGCTTCGGCATCTGTTGTCCTTTCGTTCAAACCGGGATTCCGGCCGAGTCAGGACAATATCGACGGTTATTTCAATCTGGTGAAGACTGCTATTCCGAATCTGCCGATCGATAACATTACCATTACGAACGACGAGACGGAACTTATGCCATCGGCCAAGGGCGGCCAGAACGGCGTATCCAACCAGGTTGAAGAGAACTTCGCTCTTCAGAAAAAATTTGAAGATGAAGTCAAGAAAAATGTAAAAGCGTTTCTTGCTAATCTGACAGGTCCCGACAAAGTCGATGTCCTGGTCTTCTCCAAGCTTAATTTCGATAAAGAGAGCCGTAAAGAGGATCTCGTTACACCTGTTGATAACGAGAATATGAAGGGCATCGAAATCAGCTCGCAGATCATCAGCAACACGTATACGGGAACTGGCAACACAGATGGCGGGGTAGCGGGAACCGGCTCAGGAGATGTGTCGGGATATCCGACGAGCAGCAATACCGGGAACAGTACATCCGAGGAATCCTCCGAGACGCGAAACTACGAGGTCAACAGAATTACGAAGGATATCATTGCAACGCCATATACTGTAAAAGATTTAACCATTAATGTTGCAGTTGAACCACCTGATGGCCAAACAAGTTTGGATACCGCAACAAATGATGCTATTCGTACGATTTTGGTCAATATTGTCAGAGCATCGCTTGCGGATTCAGGAGTTACTTATACAGACGCTGACTTAACAAAAAAAGTTTCGGTCTCCGTGCAGCCAGTTGGTGTAAACACATCTGCTCAGAATGCGGGCGGTATGGCGAAATGGATGATTTGGGCAATTGCAGGAGCGGCGCTGCTGCTCGGCGCGGGCGGAGGATACTTCTTCTTACGCCGACGTCGCAGCGATGCGGAAGAGGAAACCGAAGACGAACCTCTTCAAATGCCGACGGAGTTCCCGTCTATCAATCTCGAGAGTGTAACGAACGAGAGCCAAGTACGCAAGCAGCTTGAAGGCCTGGCTAAGAAAAAGCCGGAAGAATTCGTAAACCTGCTGCGCACGTGGCTTGCAGATGAACAGAGGTGA
- the fliE gene encoding flagellar hook-basal body complex protein FliE, translated as MNIAIGQQVVTPLQMKTTETQSVAGLADGESKGFGAYLEDALNQVAAQEQNAKDMNNKFVLGEVNVDEAMISSQQALLSLQLTTQVRNKVIEAYQEIMRTQI; from the coding sequence TTGAATATTGCGATTGGACAGCAGGTCGTAACCCCTCTACAGATGAAGACGACTGAAACCCAGTCAGTGGCAGGACTCGCGGATGGGGAATCCAAAGGCTTTGGCGCTTATCTTGAAGATGCCCTGAATCAGGTGGCGGCTCAGGAACAAAATGCAAAAGACATGAATAACAAGTTTGTTTTGGGAGAAGTGAATGTGGATGAAGCGATGATTTCCTCTCAGCAAGCGCTTCTCAGTCTTCAGCTGACTACTCAGGTCCGAAACAAAGTCATTGAAGCCTATCAGGAAATTATGAGAACGCAGATCTAA
- the flgC gene encoding flagellar basal body rod protein FlgC, with the protein MNFGSSFGISASALTAQRLRMDVISSNIANAETTRASVVDGKPVPYRRKMVELESVKSDSFSNILQSQMNSGTQGVRVRAITEDSSPLKPVYNPTHPDADENGYVYMPNVDTTKEMVDMLSASRSYDANVTMFNASKAMVTKALEIGK; encoded by the coding sequence ATGAATTTTGGCAGTAGTTTTGGGATCAGCGCTTCGGCTTTAACTGCTCAAAGGCTGCGGATGGACGTCATTTCATCCAATATCGCCAACGCCGAAACAACACGCGCTTCCGTTGTCGACGGCAAGCCTGTGCCTTATCGCAGAAAGATGGTTGAGCTGGAATCAGTGAAAAGCGACAGCTTCTCCAATATCCTCCAATCGCAAATGAACAGTGGGACTCAAGGGGTACGCGTTCGCGCAATTACCGAAGATTCATCACCACTGAAGCCGGTCTACAATCCGACCCACCCTGATGCCGATGAAAATGGATATGTGTACATGCCGAATGTGGATACGACCAAGGAAATGGTGGACATGCTATCCGCTTCGCGCTCCTATGATGCCAATGTAACGATGTTCAATGCAAGCAAGGCGATGGTTACGAAGGCGCTTGAAATCGGCAAGTAA
- the flgB gene encoding flagellar basal body rod protein FlgB encodes MGLLNSISFQRLQTGIDAATLRQSALANNVANVDTPGFKRSDVSFESLLQQEEKGIKSTLNAKTTNPLHIQFGSAGSVPTPTTQTDTETSMNNNENNVDIDREMALSAENQLRYNSYVSLINNQITMMRSAIEGR; translated from the coding sequence CATCAGCTTTCAAAGGCTGCAGACAGGAATCGACGCCGCCACGTTGCGACAAAGCGCGCTGGCGAATAATGTAGCAAATGTCGATACACCCGGTTTTAAACGTTCCGATGTTTCGTTCGAAAGTTTGTTGCAGCAGGAAGAAAAAGGCATTAAGTCGACTCTGAACGCCAAAACAACCAATCCTCTTCATATCCAGTTCGGTAGTGCTGGTTCGGTTCCAACACCGACCACGCAAACCGACACGGAAACGTCCATGAACAACAACGAAAACAATGTTGACATCGACCGGGAAATGGCCCTGAGCGCAGAGAATCAGCTTCGCTACAATTCATACGTATCGCTGATTAACAATCAGATTACGATGATGCGATCGGCTATTGAAGGGAGATAG